The Streptomyces sp. 135 sequence GGCGCTTGGCCCGCTTGGCGTCCTTCTGGCCCTCGACCTTGAGACGGGTCTGCTTGGTCTCCAGGTACGTGGAGTAGTTGCCCTCGTAGCCGATGGCGCGGCCGCGGTCGAGCTCCAGGATCCAGCCCGCGACGTTGTCGAGGAAGTACCGGTCGTGGGTGACGGCGACGACGGTGCCGGGGTACTTCGCGAGGTGCTGCTCCAGCCACTGCACGGACTCGGCGTCCAGGTGGTTGGTGGGCTCGTCGAGGAGCAGCAGGTCGGGGGCTTCGAGGAGCAGCTTGCAGAGCGCGACGCGGCGCTTCTCGCCACCGGAGAGGTTGGTGACGGGCCAGTCGCCGGGCGGGCAGCCCAGCGCGTCCATGGCCTGCTCCAGCTGGGCGTCGAGGTCCCAGGCATTGGCGTGGTCCAGGTCCTCCTGGAGCTTGCCCATCTCCTCCATCAGCGCGTCGGAGTAGTCGGTCGCCATGAGCTCGGCGACCTCGTTGAAGCGCTTGAGCTTGCCCATGACCTCCTTCGCCCCGTCCTGCACGTTCTCCAGGACGGTCTTGGACTCGTCGAGGGGCGGCTCCTGGAGGAGCATGCCGACGGTGTAACCGGGCGAGAGGAAGGCGTCGCCGTTGGAGGGCTGCTCGATGCCCGCCATGATCTTGAGCACCGTGGACTTACCGGCGCCGTTGGGGCCCACGACACCGATCTTCGCGCCAGGAAGGAAGCTCAAGGTGACATCGTCGAGGATCACCTTGTCGCCGTGCGCCTTGCGCGTCTTGCGCATGGTGTAGATGTACTCAGCCAAGAGAAACCGTCCGGCAATCAGTGAGTGGGCAGATACACCCCATCTTGCCCGACCGCCACCCCTCGGGGGAAACGGGTATGGCCTGGCGGGCTCTGATCCGGGGTTCCGTGCATGGTGACGGCACCGCGTCCGTCACCGTGGGTCGCCTCTGGTCACCCTGGGTCTTCACTGCCGGGTCCGCGTCGGGTCCTTCTTGGTACGGAGGAAGAAGACCGCCGCGCCGCCGAGCAGGACGAACCCCACCGCGATGCCGGCCATCAGCGGCGTATTGCCGGAGCTGCCGGTCTCGGCCAGGTCGCCGCCGCCCGAGGTGCCGCCCGCCGACGCGGGGCTGGGCTGTGAGGCGGGCTGCGCCTTGTTGTCGAGCGCGTCGCCTTCGGTCCGGCAGTCGAGTACGCCCTTGAAGCGCTTCTGTACGCCGTTGGGTCCGGTGATCGTGAAGTCGTAGGGCTGGTCCTCCTGCAACGGGATCGTCACCGTCTGCGACGCGCCCGCCTTGATCGTGTGCTTGAAGCCCATCAGCCGGAAGGTGAAGGGGGCGTCGCCGTTGTTGCTCGCCGTGATGTCCACGCCGCCCTTGGCGCAGTTCTTCTCCGCCGACAGTGCCGGTATCGCACCCTTGTCCGCCCAGTCGGCCGTCGCCGTCGCCGACACCGTCGACTCGCTGGAGCCCGCGAGGATCTGCGTCTGGCTCCTGGTCTCGGAGGTGAAGGCCCTGCCGACCGGCACGGTGGTCGACGCCTGTACGGAGAGCGCGGCCGAGCCGTCCGGCGCGTCCTTCGGCACGTCGAAGTAGAGCCGACTGCCGTCGCCCGCGGACTTCACGGGCTTGCCGTCCTTGCCGACCACCTTCACTCCGCTGGCCACGGAGTCGGCGGGCGGCGTCACGGTCACCGCCTCCGCGTCGGTCCGCACGGTGACCGGGCCGAGCCGCTCCCCCGCGCGTCCGGAGACGGCGGGCGGCTCCAGCGTCAGCGACGCCTTGGGCTCCACGCCGGCGCGTGCGCTCTTTTGCAGATAGTCGGCGAGCTTCTCGGCCTGCGGGTCGACGGCGTCGACGTGCGCGCCGTCCGAGTACCGCCAGATCGCCACCTGGGTGCCGGCCGCGGCGGTCTGCTCGGTGAGGGACGTCGCACCCGCCTTCTTGGCGAGCGCCGCGAGGTCGTTCACCTGCGGGTAGGAGTGCTGGAGGATCCAGCGGATCCTGCCGGCGTCACGGTTGCCGTTCAGCGACGTGCCGCTCCAGGGGGTCTCCTGGTATCTGGCGTCCTTCTGCGTGGGGCTGTGGATGTCGACGCAGTACGTCTGGAGGGTGCCGCCATCCTCCACGGCCATCTCGAAGAGCCCGGCGGGCACCTGCTGCGAGCTGCCGTTCTCGTGGACGACCGCCTGGTCGTACGTCTGCAACCCGCCCAGCGTCGCGGTCGCGCCGCCCCGGTGCTGCGGCGCCTCCTCGGCCGCCGCCGGGCCCGCGCCGACCAGTGCCCCGCGGCGAGGAGCCCTGACGCCGCGGTCACGGCGGCGAGGCGGGCGACGCCTCGGCCGCGTGGCGGCACCGCAGCCGAAGCAGCGGACGCGGAAAGCGCGGTAAACGCAGAAAACACTGAATTCCCCTCCGGGCGGGACCCGTTCACAACGAGGGGGGTGGTCCCGCCAGCAGATTGAAAGGGGCAGGAACACCTGCCACCTGCATGGCATCTCCTGCCAACTGCCCCGTGAGCTACGTCCGGCATCCTAGGGAAGCGGCGCACCATGACCCTCAGTCATACCGTCGGATAACCGTTCCGACTCGTAATCGTTATCGCCAACCACCCGCGCGAGCTGGGCTTATCGACAAATCAACGGGCATTCCGAGCGGTGGCACGCTGGTTGACGGATCATCACCATCAGCCCACCGGCTCCGGTTCGGGCTCTCGCAGGGGCGGACAGTCCGTCAGCGACGCGTCCGGCCTGCCCACCCGCCGGAACGCCGCGGTCCCGCGTGACAGATCGTGACCGATGGCCTGCGCGTCGATGTCCGCCGAGGTCCAGTGCTGACCTCCGCGCTCCTCGTCGCGCACCTTCAACCGCCCCTGCACGATGACCGGTTCGCCCACCGCGAGCGATGCCTGCACATTGCTGCCGAGCGCGCGCCTGGCCCAGACGGTGAAGAAGTTGGTGTGTCCGTCGTTCCAGGTGTTCTTCACCGCGTCGAAGTACCGCGCCGTCACCGCGAGCCGGAACCGCGCCACCGGTCCCGACGGCAACTCCCGGTACACCGGTGTCGTCGCGACGTTCCCCACCACGGTCACCATCGTCTCGTTCATGTCCTGCCCCTCCCGTGCGTCCGTCCGTGCCGCCGCGCCTTCCGCGGCGGCGCTCTCAGACTGCACCCGTCCGGCCGAGCCCGCTGAGCCCTGTGCGCTACCCACCGGTTGTGGATAACTCGGTCACCCGAAGGGGCCCTCCACCCCCGCCCGCGGCCGCTGAGGCGACCTCACCCAAGAGCCCCGCGCGTCCCCGTCACGCGCACGTACTGCTCCCTGACCTCCAGATACCGCAGCAGCTCGGCGGCCACCGGATCGAGGACCCGGGCCCGCCCGCACCCGGCGGCCGCCTCCCGCAGCCGCCGCTCCGCTTCGTACCCGTACCGTCGCGCGGGCCCCCGCGCGGCCAGCCGGCTCGCCCACTCCACGCACGGGCCGCCCGCGATGCCCGCCAGCATCAGCAGCACCGGCACGCCGAGGTTCGGGTCGGCGATGCCGATGATCTGCCCCAGCAGCCAGAGCCCGCCCACGACCTGGAGCATCGACATCGCGGCCTGCGCGAGGACCGCCGCAGGCCACCAGTTGGGCCGCGGCGGACGTCCGACCGGCACGCCCGCCGTCACCGCCAGCTTGTCGAGCGCCTCGGCAGCCCTTCGGCGCGCGCGCGGCGGCCTCCCGCACGGCCTGGCCCCAGGGCACGGGCAGCCCGCGGCCGCCTCGTCGGCCACCGTGCGCACGGCGTGCTCCACCCGCTGGCGCGCCGTCACCTCCTCGTCCACCACGGGCAGGCCCACCGGCGTCGCGGCGGCGCCGTGCGGCGAGCGCTGCGACTCGTACCACCGCCAGAGTCTGAGCCAGGGGTCGCCGCACGCCTTGCCCGCGTGTCTGCGCCAGGCCCGTTCCGCCGCGTCCCCGGCCGCCGCGGCGCCCACCGCGTCCGCGAGACGGTCCGCGAACTCCTCGCGGGCCTCCTCGCTGAGTCCGACGCGCCCGGGGCGGCGGCCCCGGGGCGCCCCGGCGACGTAGACCGGACGCAGGCGTTCCGCGGCGGCGTCCAGGTCGGCGGAGATCCGGCGGACGGCGGCGCCCCGTTCCTGGGTGAACTGGCCGAGTGCCTCCCGCAGTTCGCCGATCCCGTCGCCGGTCAGCGCGGAGATGGCGAGCACGGTGGCACCGGGTTCTCCGTGTTCGCCGAGTGCGATGCCGTCCTCGTCGAGGAGCCGGCGCAGGTCGTCGAGGACCTGGTCGGCGGCGTCTCCGGGCAGCCGGTCGATCTGGTTGAGCACCACGAAGGTGACCTCGGCGTGCCCCGCCATGGGCCGCAGATACCGCTCGTGGAGCATCGCGTCCGCGTACTTCTCCGGGTCGACGACCCAGATGACGGCGTCGACGAGTGCCAGGATCCGGTCGACGTGCTCGCGGTGCTCGCCGACCGCCGAGTCGTGGTCGGGCAGGTCGATCAGTACGAGCCCCTGGAGCTCGTCGGCACCGGGCCCCTGGAGGGGGCGACGGCGCAGCCGCCCCGGGAT is a genomic window containing:
- a CDS encoding single-stranded DNA-binding protein, producing MNETMVTVVGNVATTPVYRELPSGPVARFRLAVTARYFDAVKNTWNDGHTNFFTVWARRALGSNVQASLAVGEPVIVQGRLKVRDEERGGQHWTSADIDAQAIGHDLSRGTAAFRRVGRPDASLTDCPPLREPEPEPVG